Proteins encoded within one genomic window of Granulicella pectinivorans:
- a CDS encoding sigma-70 family RNA polymerase sigma factor, translating to MPETTLNTLLDHRSQFLGFVRRRVENPALAEDILQSAYIRALQSESAPPEESVVAWFYRILRNAVIDHYRRRATESKALETFAHELESTPTVELHDEVCACLTSVLDALTPSYADLLRSVDLNEQPLQQYAHSHNITPANAAVRAHRARAALRKQLLLTCGACAEHACLECTCRR from the coding sequence ATGCCCGAGACCACCCTCAATACGCTCCTCGACCACCGCAGCCAGTTCCTCGGCTTCGTCCGGCGCCGCGTCGAAAATCCCGCCCTCGCCGAGGACATCCTGCAGTCCGCCTATATCCGCGCCCTCCAGTCCGAGTCCGCCCCACCCGAAGAGTCCGTCGTCGCCTGGTTCTACCGCATCCTCCGCAACGCCGTCATCGACCACTACCGCCGCCGCGCCACCGAGAGCAAAGCCCTCGAAACCTTCGCGCACGAGCTCGAATCCACCCCCACCGTCGAACTCCACGACGAGGTCTGCGCCTGCCTTACCAGCGTCCTCGACGCCCTCACCCCCAGCTACGCCGACCTCCTCCGCTCCGTCGACCTCAACGAGCAGCCCCTGCAGCAGTACGCCCACTCCCACAACATCACCCCCGCGAACGCCGCCGTTCGCGCCCACCGCGCCCGAGCCGCCCTCCGCAAGCAGCTCCTCCTCACCTGCGGAGCCTGCGCCGAGCACGCCTGCCTCGAATGCACCTGCCGTCGCTAG
- a CDS encoding pyrroloquinoline quinone-dependent dehydrogenase, whose protein sequence is MRRNNRILALAGLILTPILHAQSWPTYGGDPGGQRFSPATQITKSNLKDLQPAWTYHTHALDQNRPSNHEASFEATPILDGDTLYLTTPYDVVIALDAATGQPRWTHDPNLAPTAEGSIVASRGVALWHSAVQTRIFVATLDARLLALDATTGHPISTWGTHGEIDLKQGVHLQKDGFYRMTSPPTVIGDIVVVGSGVGDNQQVDSESGLVRAYSTLDGHLLWSWEPIPWASSQAIRTGAANTWSVISADPALNLLYLPTGSAAPDYYGGLRPGDDRDANSIVALDATTGKKVWAFQVVHHDLWDYDIASQPLLFTFRNTIPAVAITTKMGMVFVLDRRTGAPLYPIHERPVPQSDVPGETTSPTQPFQELPSLSPLNVSTTDIQTTWQRSSEDAASCQRQFAALRNEGLYTPPSLRGSVLFPGNLGGVNWGSAALDPATGILYANTNRSAFKARLVPRYGLERDLKELNLWLHDWANWGILAGIILALGTLINGFRHRRFLPGPLTLSVTTALMLACVPISRLPMPHEPDSLAHFGYELSPQHKTPYLIERDRILDTHHHPCSPTPWGAISALNLNTGQMAWQRPLGSMIDSADTGAINFGGPIVTASGLVFTAAAEDPYLRAFDAATGDLLWQHDLPVPAQSTPMTYTLNSRQYVVIAAGGHGDKATKLGDSLIAFALPNEPEATKPGAPQLASEMGKHRRNPIRRRQIRKV, encoded by the coding sequence ATGCGAAGAAACAACCGCATCCTCGCTCTCGCCGGACTCATCCTCACCCCCATCCTCCACGCCCAATCCTGGCCCACCTACGGAGGCGACCCCGGCGGCCAGCGCTTCTCCCCCGCCACCCAGATCACGAAGTCCAATCTCAAGGACCTCCAGCCAGCCTGGACCTACCACACCCACGCCCTCGACCAGAATCGCCCCTCCAACCACGAGGCCTCCTTCGAGGCGACCCCCATCCTCGACGGCGACACCCTCTACCTCACCACCCCCTACGACGTGGTCATCGCCCTCGACGCCGCCACTGGCCAGCCCCGCTGGACCCACGACCCCAACCTAGCTCCCACCGCCGAGGGCTCCATCGTCGCCTCACGCGGCGTAGCCCTCTGGCACTCTGCCGTGCAAACCCGCATCTTCGTAGCCACCCTCGACGCCCGCCTCCTCGCCCTCGACGCCACAACCGGCCACCCCATCTCCACCTGGGGCACCCACGGCGAAATCGACCTCAAACAAGGCGTCCATCTCCAAAAAGACGGCTTCTACCGCATGACCTCGCCACCCACCGTCATCGGAGACATCGTCGTCGTCGGCTCCGGCGTCGGCGACAACCAGCAGGTCGACTCCGAATCCGGCCTCGTCCGCGCCTACAGCACTCTAGACGGCCACCTCCTTTGGTCATGGGAACCCATCCCCTGGGCATCCTCGCAGGCCATCCGCACCGGAGCCGCCAACACCTGGTCCGTCATCTCCGCCGACCCCGCCCTCAACCTCCTCTACCTCCCCACCGGCTCCGCCGCCCCCGACTACTACGGTGGCCTCCGCCCCGGCGACGACCGCGACGCCAACTCCATCGTCGCGCTCGACGCAACAACCGGCAAAAAGGTCTGGGCCTTCCAGGTCGTCCACCACGACCTCTGGGACTACGACATCGCCTCCCAGCCTCTGCTCTTCACCTTCCGCAACACCATCCCAGCCGTCGCCATCACCACAAAAATGGGCATGGTCTTCGTCCTCGACCGCCGAACCGGAGCCCCCCTCTACCCCATCCACGAGCGCCCCGTCCCTCAGTCCGATGTTCCCGGCGAGACCACCTCCCCCACCCAGCCCTTCCAGGAGCTCCCCAGCCTCTCCCCCTTGAACGTCTCCACCACCGACATCCAGACCACCTGGCAGCGCTCGTCTGAAGACGCCGCCTCCTGCCAGAGGCAGTTTGCCGCCCTCCGCAACGAAGGCCTCTACACCCCGCCCAGCCTGCGCGGCTCCGTCCTCTTCCCCGGCAACCTCGGCGGCGTCAACTGGGGCTCCGCCGCCCTCGACCCCGCCACCGGCATCCTCTACGCCAACACCAACCGCTCCGCCTTCAAAGCACGCCTCGTCCCCCGTTACGGCCTTGAGCGCGACCTCAAAGAGCTCAATCTCTGGCTTCACGACTGGGCCAACTGGGGCATCCTCGCCGGCATCATCCTGGCTCTCGGCACCCTCATCAACGGCTTCCGGCACAGACGCTTCCTCCCTGGACCCCTCACCCTGTCCGTCACCACCGCCCTCATGCTCGCCTGCGTCCCCATCTCCCGCCTTCCCATGCCCCACGAACCGGACTCCCTCGCCCACTTCGGCTACGAGCTCTCCCCGCAACACAAAACCCCCTACCTCATCGAGCGCGACCGCATCCTCGACACGCACCACCACCCCTGCTCCCCCACCCCCTGGGGAGCCATCTCCGCCCTCAACCTCAACACCGGCCAGATGGCCTGGCAAAGGCCGTTAGGCTCCATGATCGATAGTGCCGACACCGGAGCCATCAACTTCGGAGGTCCCATCGTCACCGCGTCGGGCTTGGTCTTCACCGCCGCCGCCGAAGACCCTTACCTCCGCGCCTTCGACGCCGCCACCGGAGATCTCCTCTGGCAACACGACCTCCCCGTCCCCGCCCAGTCCACCCCCATGACCTACACCCTCAACAGCCGCCAATATGTCGTCATCGCCGCCGGTGGCCACGGCGACAAAGCCACCAAGTTAGGCGACTCCCTCATCGCCTTCGCCCTCCCCAACGAGCCTGAAGCCACAAAACCGGGTGCCCCACAGCTCGCTTCTGAGATGGGGAAACACCGCCGCAACCCAATCCGTCGCCGCCAGATTCGCAAGGTGTAA
- a CDS encoding REP-associated tyrosine transposase, with protein sequence MPFAPQEIRTYFITSVTANRRRLFQIEQNSLLFINHLNDQRTKGRLHLHAFVVMPDHIHLLLTPSPEISLEKSMQFIKGGFSFLLKSKLDIWQKTYDSRRMQDASDFATHVAYIHQNPIRKNLALQPEFYSIQLSQPYPHHRPSPTPLHPLAVDVGIRVGL encoded by the coding sequence ATGCCCTTCGCCCCGCAAGAAATCCGAACTTACTTCATTACCAGCGTCACCGCCAACCGGCGCCGCCTCTTCCAAATCGAACAAAACTCCCTCCTCTTCATCAACCACCTGAACGACCAACGTACGAAGGGCCGTTTACACCTCCACGCCTTCGTCGTCATGCCCGACCACATCCATCTGCTCCTGACACCATCCCCGGAAATCTCCCTCGAAAAATCCATGCAGTTCATCAAAGGAGGTTTCTCTTTCCTCCTAAAGAGCAAACTCGACATTTGGCAAAAGACCTACGACAGCCGACGCATGCAGGATGCATCCGACTTCGCCACCCACGTCGCCTACATCCATCAAAATCCCATCCGCAAGAACCTGGCTCTTCAACCAGAGTTCTATTCCATACAGCTCAGCCAACCCTATCCACACCATCGACCCAGTCCCACCCCACTTCACCCTCTAGCCGTTGACGTTGGGATTAGAGTGGGGCTTTAG
- the murQ gene encoding N-acetylmuramic acid 6-phosphate etherase, with protein sequence MATMTMLEQPPSEKPGARTMKELTTITTETANTASEGFDTKSALEIARIINHEDAKVAAAVKKALPEIAIAIDTVARSLRDGGRLIYVGAGSSGRISSLDSSECPPTYSTSPSQVQYIMAGGPKALASASDVNEDSPEIGQRDIARRRPTRKDIVIGVSASGRTPYVIGAVEYARARGAKTAAITCNYDTPISDVAEFTIVAEVGPEVISGSTRMKAGTAQKMILNMITTGAMTRLGYVYENLMVNVHMKNAKLVERGIRVLMTLCGVDRDTAIRTIKSAGKSIPIAVVMLKANVDKMEAVRRLTKSDGNVRLAIDDSRLEL encoded by the coding sequence ATGGCAACGATGACCATGCTCGAGCAGCCCCCTTCCGAGAAGCCCGGTGCACGCACAATGAAGGAACTCACCACCATCACCACAGAGACGGCAAACACTGCCTCTGAGGGTTTTGACACAAAATCCGCGCTCGAAATCGCTCGCATCATCAATCACGAAGATGCGAAGGTCGCCGCAGCCGTCAAGAAGGCGCTGCCCGAGATCGCCATCGCCATCGACACCGTCGCCCGCTCTCTCCGCGACGGAGGCCGGCTCATCTATGTCGGTGCCGGTTCCTCGGGACGCATCTCCTCGCTCGACTCCTCCGAGTGCCCCCCGACCTACTCAACCTCTCCCTCTCAGGTCCAATACATCATGGCCGGCGGCCCCAAGGCCCTCGCCTCCGCCTCGGACGTCAATGAAGACTCTCCCGAGATCGGCCAGCGCGACATCGCCCGCCGCCGCCCCACCCGCAAGGATATTGTGATCGGCGTCAGCGCCTCCGGACGCACCCCTTACGTCATTGGAGCCGTGGAATACGCCCGTGCCCGCGGAGCCAAGACCGCCGCCATCACCTGCAACTACGACACCCCCATCTCCGACGTGGCAGAGTTCACCATCGTCGCCGAGGTAGGCCCCGAAGTCATCTCCGGTTCCACCCGTATGAAGGCCGGCACCGCCCAGAAGATGATCCTGAACATGATCACCACCGGCGCCATGACCCGTCTCGGCTACGTCTACGAAAACCTCATGGTCAACGTCCACATGAAGAACGCCAAGCTCGTCGAGCGTGGCATCCGTGTGCTGATGACCCTCTGCGGCGTAGACCGCGACACCGCGATCCGCACCATCAAGTCCGCCGGCAAGAGCATCCCCATTGCGGTCGTCATGCTCAAAGCCAACGTAGACAAGATGGAAGCCGTCCGCCGCCTCACCAAGTCCGACGGCAACGTCCGCCTCGCCATCGACGACTCCCGCCTGGAGCTATAG
- a CDS encoding serine hydrolase, protein MSVAQAPEGPAGQASSPTAQVLHTEDQVLKEQLAVAAVAHRGKVALFATQLNTGRTVALDPDVPVQTASVIKLTILFEAMEQVKAGKAKWDEKIVLAPGDGVGGSGILHFFDTPLTLTLKDVLTMMVIVSDNTATNLAIDRLGIDAINGRIAWMGLKDTHLYKRIGKPATGPMPEDQPKFGLGKTTAREMATVMERIGRCELAGPGEAAGAEDGAICSVALEMLRNQFYRETIPRYLEKLDATEKGSGIASKTGSLDAVRADVAIVAGKSGPMILSIFTYGNVDHGWTVDNEGELTIAKLAKMIVTAWSPAGIDGKTLVPGLGLGVSGSASATSKE, encoded by the coding sequence ATGTCAGTGGCGCAGGCTCCGGAGGGTCCGGCTGGCCAGGCGTCAAGTCCGACGGCGCAGGTGCTGCACACGGAGGACCAGGTGCTGAAGGAGCAGTTGGCGGTGGCGGCGGTGGCACACCGGGGCAAGGTCGCGTTGTTTGCCACGCAGTTGAATACGGGGCGGACGGTTGCTCTGGATCCGGATGTGCCGGTGCAGACGGCTTCGGTGATCAAGCTGACGATTCTGTTCGAGGCGATGGAGCAGGTGAAGGCGGGGAAGGCGAAGTGGGACGAGAAGATCGTGCTGGCTCCGGGGGATGGGGTGGGCGGGTCGGGGATTCTGCATTTTTTCGATACGCCGTTGACGCTGACGCTGAAGGATGTGTTGACGATGATGGTGATCGTGAGCGACAACACGGCGACGAATCTTGCGATCGACCGGTTAGGAATCGATGCGATCAATGGGCGGATAGCCTGGATGGGGCTGAAGGATACGCATCTGTATAAGAGGATCGGAAAGCCGGCGACTGGACCGATGCCGGAGGATCAGCCGAAGTTCGGGCTGGGAAAGACGACGGCTCGGGAGATGGCGACGGTGATGGAGAGGATTGGGCGGTGCGAGCTGGCGGGGCCGGGTGAGGCGGCTGGAGCGGAGGATGGGGCCATCTGCTCGGTCGCGCTGGAGATGCTGCGGAACCAGTTTTACCGGGAGACGATTCCGCGATATCTGGAGAAGCTGGATGCAACGGAGAAGGGTTCAGGGATCGCGAGCAAGACGGGGAGTCTGGACGCGGTGAGGGCGGATGTGGCGATTGTGGCGGGGAAGTCGGGGCCGATGATTCTCTCGATCTTTACGTATGGCAACGTCGATCATGGCTGGACTGTGGATAATGAAGGAGAGTTGACGATTGCGAAGCTGGCGAAGATGATCGTCACGGCGTGGTCTCCGGCTGGGATCGACGGGAAGACTCTGGTTCCAGGGTTGGGGCTTGGGGTAAGCGGATCGGCTTCGGCGACGTCTAAAGAGTGA
- the lepB gene encoding signal peptidase I has protein sequence MNVADEQAVTTDQTAEHEGVAPQAVTRPEPKSTVNSWLRDLVISLAVSVFIIVFLYQPVRVEGTSMLPVLEDQDRLFINKMAYRVGEIHHGDVVVFLYPHDHTKSYIKRVIAGPGEQVRIDHGRVYVNGHALRERYVPAMYADDRSQPEMTVPAGKFFVMGDHRSISSDSRDFGPVDRDLIYGKAAFVYWPMDQVGVVR, from the coding sequence ATGAACGTGGCAGACGAGCAGGCGGTGACGACGGATCAGACGGCGGAGCATGAGGGTGTTGCGCCTCAGGCCGTGACTCGTCCTGAGCCGAAGAGCACGGTGAACTCGTGGCTGCGGGATCTGGTGATTTCACTGGCTGTTTCGGTGTTCATTATTGTGTTTCTGTATCAGCCGGTGAGGGTGGAAGGCACGAGTATGCTGCCTGTGCTCGAAGACCAGGACCGGCTGTTCATCAACAAGATGGCTTACCGGGTGGGTGAGATTCATCATGGGGATGTGGTGGTGTTCCTTTATCCGCACGACCATACGAAGAGCTATATCAAGCGCGTGATTGCGGGGCCCGGGGAACAGGTGCGGATCGATCATGGGCGGGTGTACGTGAACGGGCATGCGTTGCGCGAGCGGTATGTGCCGGCGATGTATGCAGACGACCGGTCGCAGCCGGAGATGACGGTTCCGGCGGGGAAGTTTTTCGTGATGGGGGACCATCGGTCGATTTCGAGCGACAGCAGGGACTTTGGGCCGGTGGACCGGGATTTGATCTATGGGAAGGCCGCGTTTGTGTATTGGCCGATGGATCAGGTGGGTGTGGTGCGGTAG
- a CDS encoding glycoside hydrolase family 125 protein: MFRREALTFDGLNRRDVLRGGLGSLVLAGSGFAQVGMKVAPFKGRPEMGKRLFKSEAVERAIAETVPGLADKELARMFAQCFPNTLDTTVHAMVTGGVPDTYVVTGDIDAMWLRDSSAQVSAYLPFAKDDAKLRAMLEGVVRRHAALVLRDPYANSFTKNVTDKPLSWSVHDKTKMLPGVAERKWEVDSLCYVVRLAHGFWKATGDTAAFDGTWHKAAAAIVGTFREQQRKDGKGPYSFQRESAVPTDTLPLSGYGNPARPGGMIYSMFRPSDDACIYPFLVPSNLFAVAQLKNLAEILRVVYKDEALAGEADALRAEVWAALEEYGTVMHPEFGKIWAYEVDGYGNALMMDDANAPGLMSLAYLGCCDRNDPVYVATRRFCLSEANPYFFKGTAAEGIGGPHIGLGYIWPMSLLIRALTADNDAEIAACLAQLRDTTAGTGFIHESFQMDRPADFTRAWFGWANTLFGELILKVKAERPGLLTTVLPAWRAHG, translated from the coding sequence ATGTTTCGGAGGGAAGCTTTGACGTTTGATGGGTTGAATCGGCGGGATGTGTTGCGCGGTGGGTTGGGTTCGCTGGTGCTGGCGGGGAGCGGCTTCGCCCAGGTGGGGATGAAGGTGGCTCCGTTCAAGGGGCGGCCCGAGATGGGGAAGAGGCTTTTCAAGAGCGAGGCGGTCGAGCGCGCGATTGCAGAGACGGTGCCTGGGCTGGCGGATAAGGAGCTGGCGCGGATGTTTGCGCAGTGCTTCCCGAATACGCTGGATACGACAGTGCATGCGATGGTGACGGGTGGGGTTCCGGATACGTATGTGGTGACGGGCGATATCGATGCGATGTGGCTGCGGGACTCATCGGCGCAGGTGTCGGCTTATCTGCCATTTGCGAAGGACGATGCGAAGCTGAGGGCGATGCTGGAGGGTGTGGTCAGGCGGCACGCGGCGCTGGTGTTGCGGGATCCGTATGCGAACTCGTTTACGAAGAATGTGACGGACAAGCCGCTTTCGTGGTCGGTCCACGACAAGACGAAGATGCTGCCGGGGGTTGCGGAGCGGAAGTGGGAGGTCGATTCTCTTTGCTACGTGGTGCGGCTGGCGCATGGTTTCTGGAAGGCGACCGGGGATACGGCGGCGTTCGATGGGACGTGGCACAAGGCGGCTGCGGCGATTGTGGGAACGTTTCGAGAGCAGCAGAGGAAGGACGGCAAAGGGCCCTATTCGTTTCAACGCGAGTCGGCGGTGCCGACCGATACGTTGCCGCTGAGCGGGTATGGGAATCCGGCGCGTCCGGGGGGGATGATCTATTCGATGTTCCGGCCTTCGGACGACGCTTGTATCTATCCGTTTCTGGTGCCATCGAATCTGTTTGCTGTCGCGCAGTTGAAGAACCTGGCGGAGATTCTGCGGGTCGTCTACAAGGATGAGGCTTTGGCCGGGGAGGCGGATGCGTTGCGTGCGGAGGTGTGGGCGGCGCTCGAAGAGTATGGGACGGTGATGCATCCGGAGTTTGGGAAGATATGGGCGTATGAGGTGGATGGGTATGGCAATGCTCTGATGATGGACGATGCGAACGCGCCGGGGCTGATGAGCCTGGCTTACCTGGGGTGCTGCGATCGGAACGATCCGGTGTATGTGGCTACGCGGCGGTTTTGTTTGAGCGAGGCGAACCCTTACTTCTTCAAGGGGACGGCGGCGGAGGGGATCGGCGGGCCGCATATCGGGCTGGGGTATATCTGGCCGATGTCGCTGCTGATACGGGCACTTACGGCGGATAACGATGCGGAGATTGCGGCGTGTCTGGCGCAGTTGCGGGATACGACGGCAGGGACCGGGTTTATTCATGAGTCGTTCCAGATGGACCGGCCGGCGGACTTTACGCGGGCGTGGTTCGGATGGGCGAATACTTTGTTCGGTGAGTTGATTTTGAAGGTGAAGGCGGAGAGGCCGGGGCTGCTAACGACGGTGCTTCCGGCGTGGAGGGCACATGGGTAA